The bacterium genome segment ATAGCATTGATATTGGGGACTACTTCGGGTTTGTTTATCTCATTACCAATAAGTCCAACTCACGACGTTACATTGGTAGAAAGTATTTTTGGTCGTTCAGAAAACCACCGGGTAAAAAAAGAAAAGTAAAACAAGAATCGGATTGGAAGAAGTATTACGGTTCTTGCCCAGAATTAAAAGAGGATTTAAAAAAATACGGTAAAGAG includes the following:
- a CDS encoding NAD synthetase, producing the protein MSFEINTSVSYENPWTFDNKPFDSIDIGDYFGFVYLITNKSNSRRYIGRKYFWSFRKPPGKKRKVKQESDWKKYYGSCPELKEDLKKYGKE